The Bacillus mesophilus genome contains a region encoding:
- the rplM gene encoding 50S ribosomal protein L13 has product MRTTYMAKPSEVERKWYVVDAEGKTLGRLSTEVASLLRGKHKPTYTPHIDTGDHVIIINAEKIELTGKKLTDKLYYRHSQHPGGLKVRTALEMRTNYPVQMLELAIKGMLPKGPLGRQMGKKLHVVVGSEHNHQAQKPEVYELRG; this is encoded by the coding sequence ATGCGTACTACTTATATGGCAAAGCCAAGTGAAGTTGAACGTAAATGGTACGTAGTAGATGCTGAAGGTAAGACTCTTGGACGTCTATCTACAGAAGTAGCATCTTTACTACGTGGAAAGCATAAGCCAACTTATACACCACATATTGACACTGGTGATCATGTAATCATCATCAATGCTGAGAAAATTGAATTAACTGGTAAGAAGCTAACAGACAAGCTTTACTACCGTCATAGCCAACACCCAGGTGGATTAAAAGTTAGAACAGCTTTAGAAATGCGTACTAACTATCCAGTTCAAATGTTAGAACTTGCAATTAAAGGTATGCTTCCAAAAGGTCCACTAGGACGTCAAATGGGTAAAAAGCTTCATGTTGTTGTTGGAAGCGAGCATAATCACCAAGCACAAAAACCAGAAGTTTACGAACTTCGCGGATAA
- a CDS encoding heavy metal translocating P-type ATPase, with protein sequence MEANINHNQTQQVNQGKGKGKGSFFLQHLELFAALLSGVFIICGYMTAADENYISVICYLIAFVIGGFAKAKEGIIESIKSRDLNVELLMIFAAIGSAFIGYWMEGALLIFIFSLSGALETYTMNKSNRELSLLMKMQPEEAKVVKNGYEQKVSVSSLRIGDQIVVKAGERIPADGIIMKGQTTVDQSPITGESLPVVKAELDEVFSGTVNHTGVIYINVSKLASESLFSKIIQLVQQAESEKTPSQLFIERFEGLYVKLVLVAVLLTMVLPALFFEWSWSESFYRAMVLMVVASPCALVASIMPATLSAISYSARKGVLVKGGVHLERLAHTKIIALDKTGTLTKGQPVVTDFIIKDQANDREIKSAILSIEEQSTHPIAKSIVGYLLENKTERVNVTSIQETAGLGMKAYIAGSLWKIGKSEYVGGRKVEDFLRDKEKTLIGDGKTVVYIKRDEEILGYLALIDSVRESTKKAIKELQQEGIRTIMITGDNEQTASTIAELAEVDEYIANCLPEDKVNKVKMLQKKYGMVTMTGDGINDAPALATANVGISMGEGTDVALETADIILIKNDLSKIRETILLSKKMNRIIKQNVFFSITVIALLIISNFFQLIDLPFGVIGHEGSTILVILNGLRLLKL encoded by the coding sequence GTGGAGGCAAACATTAATCACAATCAGACTCAACAGGTTAATCAGGGTAAGGGTAAAGGTAAAGGTTCCTTCTTTCTTCAGCATCTAGAATTATTTGCAGCTTTGCTCAGTGGTGTGTTCATTATTTGTGGTTATATGACAGCAGCTGACGAAAATTATATATCAGTTATATGTTACTTAATTGCGTTTGTCATTGGTGGGTTTGCAAAAGCAAAGGAGGGAATCATTGAGTCCATAAAGTCACGCGATTTGAATGTTGAATTATTAATGATTTTTGCTGCGATAGGTTCGGCATTCATTGGATATTGGATGGAGGGCGCGTTACTCATCTTTATATTCTCACTCAGCGGTGCACTTGAGACTTATACAATGAACAAGAGTAATCGAGAATTATCTTTACTAATGAAGATGCAGCCTGAAGAGGCAAAGGTAGTTAAAAACGGTTACGAACAGAAAGTAAGTGTAAGTAGTTTGAGAATAGGTGATCAAATTGTTGTTAAAGCAGGAGAACGAATCCCTGCAGATGGCATCATTATGAAGGGGCAAACAACAGTCGATCAATCCCCCATTACTGGTGAGTCTCTTCCTGTAGTGAAGGCCGAACTTGATGAAGTATTTTCAGGAACTGTTAATCATACTGGTGTAATTTATATAAATGTTTCTAAATTAGCTAGCGAGTCTCTTTTTAGTAAAATAATTCAGTTAGTACAACAAGCAGAAAGTGAGAAAACACCCTCGCAATTGTTTATTGAACGATTTGAAGGTTTGTATGTGAAACTGGTACTAGTGGCAGTTTTATTAACGATGGTATTACCAGCACTCTTTTTTGAGTGGAGTTGGTCTGAATCTTTTTATAGGGCGATGGTATTAATGGTTGTAGCGTCACCCTGTGCCCTAGTAGCATCAATTATGCCAGCTACGTTGTCTGCCATTTCATACAGTGCAAGAAAAGGAGTGCTCGTTAAAGGTGGTGTTCACTTAGAGAGACTTGCACATACAAAAATCATTGCACTTGATAAAACGGGAACGCTAACGAAAGGTCAACCTGTTGTAACGGATTTTATAATAAAGGATCAAGCTAACGATCGTGAAATAAAATCAGCAATTCTTTCAATTGAGGAACAATCTACTCATCCAATTGCAAAATCAATCGTTGGTTACTTATTAGAAAATAAAACAGAAAGAGTGAATGTCACATCTATTCAAGAAACCGCAGGCTTGGGAATGAAGGCTTATATAGCTGGCTCACTATGGAAAATTGGAAAATCAGAATATGTTGGGGGCAGAAAAGTAGAAGACTTTCTAAGGGATAAAGAAAAAACTCTTATAGGTGATGGGAAAACTGTTGTTTATATTAAAAGGGATGAGGAGATTTTAGGGTACTTAGCTCTAATTGACTCTGTGAGAGAATCGACCAAGAAGGCGATTAAAGAGCTACAGCAGGAAGGAATTCGTACTATAATGATTACTGGAGACAATGAGCAAACGGCAAGTACGATTGCAGAATTAGCCGAGGTGGACGAATATATTGCAAACTGTTTACCAGAAGATAAAGTCAACAAAGTAAAAATGCTACAGAAAAAATATGGTATGGTCACGATGACAGGAGACGGTATAAATGACGCTCCAGCACTAGCGACTGCAAATGTAGGGATATCAATGGGTGAAGGTACAGACGTTGCGTTAGAAACGGCTGATATCATTTTAATAAAAAATGATTTGAGTAAAATTAGAGAAACGATTCTGCTATCAAAGAAAATGAATAGAATCATTAAACAAAATGTGTTTTTTTCAATAACAGTTATAGCTCTTCTCATCATAAGTAACTTCTTCCAGCTGATTGACCTACCTTTTGGAGTTATTGGTCATGAGGGAAGTACAATATTAGTTATTCTGAATGGCTTAAGGCTATTGAAGTTATAA
- the pdaB gene encoding polysaccharide deacetylase family sporulation protein PdaB, which produces MNFFFILNGKKIKHSLIIVIAAFFTAGLLFIEGSFNEPVFSTKDGPKAIYKGEGKDKKVALTFDISWGDERAIPILDSLKTHNIKGSTFFLSASWAETHPDIVKRILEDGHEIGSMGYQWKSYTSMDEQKIKRDILQAEEVFKTLGVKEVNLLRPPSGNFDEKVLKVAENTGYTVVHWSVNSQDWTNPGTDVILKNLKEMKAGDIILLHASDSAKQTEKAIPEIAKLLSQKGFKNYSISELISNTDAKTKELD; this is translated from the coding sequence ATGAACTTTTTCTTTATATTAAATGGAAAAAAGATTAAGCATTCACTGATCATTGTAATTGCCGCGTTTTTTACAGCAGGACTACTTTTTATCGAAGGATCATTTAATGAACCTGTATTTTCGACTAAGGATGGCCCAAAAGCAATATACAAAGGGGAAGGTAAAGACAAAAAGGTAGCCTTAACCTTTGACATAAGCTGGGGCGATGAACGAGCAATTCCTATATTGGATTCTTTAAAGACTCATAATATTAAAGGTAGTACGTTCTTCCTATCTGCTTCATGGGCAGAAACACATCCAGATATAGTGAAGAGAATTCTAGAAGATGGACATGAGATTGGTAGTATGGGTTATCAATGGAAGAGTTATACGAGCATGGACGAACAAAAAATAAAGCGTGATATTTTACAGGCAGAAGAAGTATTTAAGACACTAGGAGTCAAGGAAGTAAATTTATTAAGACCTCCAAGTGGTAACTTTGACGAAAAAGTACTTAAAGTTGCTGAAAATACAGGGTATACCGTTGTACATTGGAGTGTAAATTCACAAGATTGGACAAATCCGGGCACAGACGTTATCTTGAAAAATCTCAAAGAAATGAAGGCCGGGGATATTATCTTACTTCATGCTTCTGATTCAGCAAAACAGACAGAGAAGGCCATACCTGAAATTGCAAAGCTCCTAAGTCAAAAGGGATTTAAGAATTATTCAATCTCTGAACTAATTTCTAACACAGATGCTAAGACCAAAGAATTGGATTAA
- the cwlD gene encoding N-acetylmuramoyl-L-alanine amidase CwlD, with product MGKKKAQIIGVGIGILAFILIIQNQLTSNDSWNTWNLPLSGEVIVLDPGHGGIDGGASYGDEVFERDIALDIVLKVKDYLQEQGALVLMTREDHNDIADPDTKGVRNRKVEDLKNRVKFINGSDASSFITIHLNAIPAERWRGAQTFYYGSLEENKRLATFVQAEIKRNLENTNRSAKAISGIYLLKKAQIPGALVEVGFLSNPHERNLLTTEEYQEKMAASIYKGILRYYSNELDLPN from the coding sequence ATGGGTAAGAAAAAGGCTCAAATTATTGGGGTTGGAATTGGGATCCTAGCATTTATTCTTATTATTCAAAACCAGTTAACAAGTAATGATTCATGGAACACTTGGAATCTTCCTCTTAGTGGAGAAGTTATTGTCTTAGACCCAGGACATGGTGGGATTGATGGCGGTGCCTCTTATGGAGATGAAGTGTTCGAAAGGGACATTGCTCTTGATATCGTACTAAAAGTGAAAGATTACCTTCAGGAGCAAGGCGCTTTAGTTCTAATGACTAGGGAGGATCATAATGATATAGCCGATCCCGACACCAAGGGAGTCCGAAATAGAAAAGTAGAAGATCTCAAAAATCGAGTTAAATTCATCAATGGTTCTGATGCAAGCAGCTTTATTACCATCCATTTAAATGCTATACCTGCAGAACGGTGGAGAGGTGCTCAAACCTTTTACTATGGATCGCTAGAGGAAAATAAACGTTTAGCGACCTTTGTTCAAGCAGAAATTAAGCGCAACTTAGAAAATACGAATCGATCTGCCAAGGCAATTAGTGGTATTTATCTTCTAAAGAAGGCACAAATCCCTGGAGCCCTAGTAGAAGTTGGGTTTCTCTCAAATCCTCATGAAAGAAATTTACTTACCACTGAGGAATACCAAGAAAAAATGGCAGCATCTATCTATAAAGGCATTTTACGATATTATTCAAATGAACTGGATCTCCCGAATTAG
- a CDS encoding DUF2521 family protein → MTVITSFKEKRKEKQVKFERKLLRELTLEKLTKEVTSYFQPFFKQARFSQAIEDGSVDVAIEAYLLGASFGRVGHYGESFETIKRRCYEEEKYLIDTLYDYLQYWGNLSDNDFVSESLYLACEQYVSRWIQEGFDKGIMRYKLRLH, encoded by the coding sequence ATGACAGTTATTACATCTTTTAAAGAAAAGCGCAAAGAAAAACAAGTTAAGTTTGAGCGTAAACTATTAAGAGAACTTACATTAGAAAAATTGACCAAGGAAGTAACTTCGTATTTTCAGCCATTCTTCAAACAGGCTAGATTTTCTCAAGCTATTGAAGACGGCAGTGTGGATGTTGCAATCGAAGCTTACCTACTTGGAGCGAGTTTTGGAAGAGTAGGTCATTACGGTGAGTCCTTCGAGACAATCAAAAGACGCTGCTATGAAGAGGAAAAATACTTGATCGATACGTTATACGATTATTTACAATATTGGGGAAACCTTAGTGATAATGATTTTGTGAGTGAATCCTTATATTTAGCATGTGAGCAGTATGTTTCTAGGTGGATTCAAGAAGGTTTTGATAAAGGAATCATGCGTTATAAACTTCGTCTTCATTAA
- the gerD gene encoding spore germination lipoprotein GerD → MGYHKLLFILFCLFTLASCSGGGGEQGGGQADYEEVKKMVVDILKTDEGKKAIQEVMADDKMKQALVMDQAIVTETIQQTLTSEEGSKFWTKTFEDPKFAETFAKSMQTEHEKLIKGLMKDPDYQKMLIELFQNPEAEEQVLTVLKSTEYRAHLQQVITETFESPLFKAKLVDVIIKSAEQLQEQASKKQEGEGGGGGES, encoded by the coding sequence ATGGGCTATCATAAATTACTCTTCATACTGTTTTGCTTGTTTACATTAGCATCATGCTCCGGTGGCGGTGGAGAGCAGGGTGGCGGACAGGCTGATTATGAAGAAGTGAAAAAAATGGTTGTTGATATTTTAAAGACAGATGAAGGTAAAAAAGCCATTCAAGAGGTAATGGCAGATGATAAAATGAAGCAGGCCTTAGTAATGGATCAGGCAATTGTTACTGAAACCATACAACAGACATTAACATCTGAAGAGGGATCAAAGTTTTGGACTAAGACATTTGAAGATCCTAAATTTGCAGAAACCTTTGCTAAGAGTATGCAGACAGAACACGAAAAGCTAATTAAAGGGTTAATGAAGGACCCAGATTATCAAAAAATGTTAATTGAATTATTTCAAAACCCCGAGGCTGAGGAACAAGTTCTGACAGTTTTAAAAAGCACTGAATATCGAGCACATCTTCAGCAGGTCATTACCGAAACCTTTGAAAGCCCTCTGTTCAAAGCAAAGCTGGTGGACGTGATCATTAAATCAGCTGAGCAGTTACAAGAACAGGCTTCTAAGAAACAGGAAGGCGAAGGCGGCGGTGGAGGAGAGAGCTAA
- the truA gene encoding tRNA pseudouridine(38-40) synthase TruA has protein sequence MQRLNCIISYDGSAFSGYQIQPNQRTVQAEIENVLKKMHKGLDVKVFASGRTDASVHAVGQSIHFDTPLNIPINKWKIALNSLLPEEISVIQVQRVSSDFHARFNVKTKEYRYKVSLSKDRDVFMRHYHFHYPYQLDYIAIKEAIKYLVGTHDFTSFCSAKTEVEDKIRTIYEIEFSENDDLLTFRFIGNGFLYNMVRIMVGTLLEVGQGYRKPEEIVTILEQQDRTKAGKTAPGNGLYLWKVHYDN, from the coding sequence CCAAATCAACGGACTGTTCAGGCAGAAATTGAAAATGTGTTAAAAAAAATGCACAAAGGTTTAGACGTGAAAGTATTTGCCTCTGGCAGAACAGATGCCTCGGTCCATGCAGTTGGTCAAAGTATTCACTTTGATACACCGTTGAATATACCAATTAATAAGTGGAAAATAGCACTTAACTCATTATTACCTGAAGAAATTTCGGTAATACAGGTCCAGCGAGTTTCTTCTGACTTTCATGCTAGATTCAATGTTAAAACAAAGGAATATCGTTATAAAGTTAGCTTGAGTAAAGACCGTGATGTCTTCATGAGACATTACCATTTTCATTACCCCTATCAGCTAGACTATATTGCGATAAAAGAAGCCATCAAGTACCTAGTCGGTACCCATGATTTTACCTCCTTTTGTTCAGCAAAAACGGAAGTGGAAGATAAGATTCGTACAATCTACGAAATTGAGTTTAGTGAAAACGATGACTTACTGACCTTCCGTTTTATAGGAAATGGTTTTTTATATAATATGGTGAGAATTATGGTTGGGACTCTGTTAGAGGTAGGACAAGGCTACCGAAAACCAGAGGAAATTGTTACTATATTAGAGCAGCAGGATCGTACAAAAGCAGGTAAAACTGCTCCAGGAAATGGATTATATCTCTGGAAAGTCCATTATGACAACTAA
- a CDS encoding Mrp/NBP35 family ATP-binding protein — protein sequence MLTEDRVRSILNKMVDPFLHKTLEETNGIQEIKVKEDKQHVSVKIAIAKTGTPEQMQLQGTIVQALKGAGADSVGLRFTDLPAEELAKFATADTQGNKSLLSPGSKTTFIAIASGKGGVGKSTVSVNLAVALARLGKKVGIIDADIYGFSVPDMMGITKRPVVRGEMIIPVERFGVKVISMGFFVEDNAPVIWRGPMLGKMLHNFFNDVEWGDLDYLLLDLPPGTGDVALDIHTMLPACKEVIVTTPHPTAAFVAARAGAMALRTEHEVLGVIENMSYFESKVTGEKEYVFGKGGGTKLAEELQTELLGQLPLQQPDWNDDDFAPSIYAEDHRLGKLYLEIAEKITTLIHKK from the coding sequence ATGTTAACTGAAGATAGAGTTAGGTCCATTCTTAATAAGATGGTGGATCCTTTTTTACATAAGACATTAGAGGAAACAAATGGTATACAGGAAATTAAGGTTAAAGAAGATAAGCAACATGTAAGTGTAAAGATAGCCATCGCAAAAACAGGAACTCCAGAACAAATGCAACTTCAAGGAACAATTGTACAAGCATTGAAAGGTGCAGGTGCTGATTCTGTAGGTCTACGTTTCACAGACCTTCCTGCTGAAGAGCTTGCAAAATTTGCAACTGCTGATACTCAAGGAAATAAGTCCTTACTATCTCCAGGAAGTAAAACTACATTTATCGCAATCGCTAGTGGAAAAGGTGGAGTAGGGAAGTCAACGGTATCGGTGAACTTAGCTGTAGCACTTGCAAGGCTAGGTAAAAAGGTTGGAATCATAGATGCTGATATATATGGATTTAGTGTTCCAGATATGATGGGAATTACAAAGCGCCCTGTAGTCAGAGGAGAAATGATTATTCCAGTTGAACGATTTGGAGTTAAGGTAATCTCAATGGGGTTCTTTGTTGAAGACAATGCACCTGTAATTTGGAGAGGGCCAATGCTAGGGAAAATGCTACATAATTTCTTTAATGATGTTGAATGGGGAGATCTAGATTATTTATTACTAGACCTACCACCAGGAACTGGAGATGTAGCATTAGACATTCATACAATGTTACCTGCTTGTAAAGAAGTGATTGTCACGACTCCGCATCCAACAGCTGCTTTTGTTGCTGCAAGAGCGGGTGCAATGGCCCTTCGTACTGAGCATGAGGTGTTAGGTGTTATTGAAAATATGTCTTATTTTGAGAGTAAAGTTACAGGAGAAAAAGAATATGTATTTGGAAAAGGTGGAGGTACAAAGCTAGCTGAGGAACTTCAAACAGAGCTTTTAGGCCAGCTACCACTTCAGCAACCAGATTGGAATGATGATGATTTTGCACCTTCTATTTACGCTGAAGACCATAGATTAGGTAAACTTTATTTAGAAATTGCAGAAAAAATCACAACGCTTATTCATAAAAAATAG
- the rpsI gene encoding 30S ribosomal protein S9, with product MAQVQYYGTGRRKSSVARVRLVPGNGRVLINDREFEDYLPLPALREVVKQPLVATETLGSYDVLVSVKGGGYTGQAGAIRHGISRALLQADPEFRATLKRAGFLTRDARMKERKKYGLKGARRAPQFSKR from the coding sequence TTGGCTCAGGTACAATATTACGGTACAGGACGTCGTAAGAGCTCCGTAGCTCGTGTACGTTTAGTTCCTGGTAACGGACGTGTTTTAATCAATGATCGTGAATTTGAAGACTATTTACCACTACCAGCTCTAAGAGAAGTTGTTAAGCAACCTCTAGTAGCGACTGAAACACTTGGAAGCTATGATGTTCTTGTAAGTGTTAAAGGTGGAGGCTATACTGGTCAAGCAGGAGCAATCCGTCATGGTATCTCTCGTGCTTTACTACAAGCTGATCCTGAATTCCGTGCTACTTTAAAGCGCGCTGGATTCTTAACTCGTGACGCACGTATGAAAGAACGTAAGAAATACGGTCTTAAAGGCGCTCGTCGTGCACCTCAGTTCTCAAAGCGTTAA
- a CDS encoding KinB-signaling pathway activation protein: MKSRDWVRLFISTLLVGGISTVILGFMIRWSEYQSLFIEGNVVEILSVMFWLLGVGFIFSVISQMGFFAYLTVHRFGLGIFKGLWKPVQIILIVFVLFDLVYFRYQWFADADDRLLSFFLYPGFLLVFALVVAYFKAKETNKEAFIPALFFMIVVTTIEWVPALRANEESWLSFMLLPLLICNSYQLLILHRLIKKS; this comes from the coding sequence GTGAAAAGCCGTGATTGGGTCCGATTATTTATTTCAACCTTATTAGTCGGGGGAATTAGTACAGTTATATTAGGATTTATGATTAGATGGTCAGAATATCAATCATTATTTATAGAAGGAAATGTTGTGGAGATCTTATCCGTAATGTTTTGGCTCTTAGGAGTTGGATTTATATTTAGTGTAATTAGCCAGATGGGTTTCTTTGCTTATCTAACTGTCCATCGATTTGGACTAGGAATTTTTAAGGGGTTATGGAAGCCTGTTCAGATTATCCTTATTGTATTTGTGTTGTTTGACTTAGTGTATTTCCGTTACCAGTGGTTTGCTGATGCAGATGATCGCTTACTTAGCTTTTTCTTATATCCGGGATTTTTATTAGTATTTGCACTTGTAGTTGCTTATTTTAAGGCAAAAGAAACAAATAAAGAAGCTTTCATTCCAGCCCTATTCTTTATGATTGTCGTAACGACCATAGAATGGGTGCCTGCCTTAAGAGCTAACGAAGAGAGTTGGCTTAGCTTTATGCTCTTACCTCTTTTAATTTGTAACAGCTACCAGTTGTTAATTCTTCATAGATTAATAAAGAAAAGCTGA